The genomic window TTTTATCGACATGGAAATTGGGCAAGTCTCTCCCATTTATCTTCATGATGTTAGCCAGTATCAAAAAATACTGCAGCAAAGAAACCATTATTTAAAGCAGCTCCAAATAAAAAAACAAACGGATCAAACGATGTTAGACATCCTAACTGAGCAGTTTATCCAAACCGCCGTCAAAATCGTTAAAAAGCGCTTCGAATTTCTGCAGCTGCTTGAAAATTGGGCAAAGCCGATTCATGAAGGCATATCAAGAGGGCTTGAATCATTGAAAATAGAGTACAAGCCATCGGCAGATGTATCAGATGAGCAAGATTTGTCGAAAATGATAAAAGTATATGAAGATAAATTTGGAAAAATAAAAAATAGAGAGATTGAACGTGGTGTTACGATGTTCGGTCCTCATCGAGATGATCTGCTCTTTTTTGTAAATGGGCGCGATGTACAAACCTTTGGCTCACAAGGGCAGCAGAGAACAACAGCTTTATCAGTTAAGCTGGCAGAAATTGAGCTTATTCATTCTGAGATTGGCGAATATCCACTATTGCTTCTTGATGACGTACTTTCAGAACTTGATGATTATCGTCAATCACATTTACTAAATACGATTCAAGGAAAGGTACAAACCTTTGTCACAACGACAAGTGTTGATGGAATCGATCATCAGACTTTAAAAGAGGCAGCTGCTTTCAAGGTGGAAGCCGGAAGTATGAAAAAGATTCAATGAGGTGAGCAATTGTACATCCATGTCGGAGAAGATATATTAGTTCGTTCCAAGGATATTGTCGCTATTATTGATAAACAAAGTGTTCACTCTTCTAAAATGATAGAAGAGTTTTTAGAGCGCCAGAAGCACTCTGTCATAAACCTCTCCAAAGGGTCTTATAAATCAGTGGTCATTACCACAAAGGAAATCTATTTTTCCCCACTGGCATCAGGTACATTAAAAAAGCGTTCCGCGAAATCCGCAATTTAAACAGATAAAGATAATAGTTTGGCGAAATAAAATAAGGATTAGCCAGGCTTTTTTATAGATAATTGATAGTTGATAGTAATGCAAATGAAAGTGTAGGTGATCGATGTGTCAATGGAGCAAAAGGCAGTGCAGGAAGAGTCTTATGATGCCAATCAGATACAGGTTTTAGAAGGTCTTGAAGCGGTTCGTAAGCGTCCAGGGATGTATATTGGTTCTACAAGTGCTAAGGGTCTGCACCATCTCGTATGGGAAATTGTAGATAACAGTATTGACGAAGCATTAGCCGGATATTGTTCAGAAATTAATGTGTGCATCGAGAAAGATAATAGTATAACCGTTATCGATAACGGACGTGGAATCCCTGTCGATATTCAAGAAAAAATGGGCCGTCCGGCCGTTGAAGTTATTATGACCGTTCTCCATGCTGGAGGGAAATTCGGCGGCGGCGGATATAAGGTTTCAGGCGGATTACATGGTGTAGGGGCATCTGTTGTTAATGCACTTTCCACTGAATTAGAAGTATTTGTCCATCGGGATGGGCATGTTCACTATATTAAATTTGAGCGTGGAGTAACATGCGAAGATTTAAAAATTATAGGAGAAACAGACCATACTGGCTCCACCATTCACTTCAAGCCAGATCCGGAGATTTTTTCAGAGACAACGGAATACGACTTTGAAACGCTGGCAAACCGTATCCGGGAATTAGCCTTCCTAAATCGCGGACTGAAAATCACAATTGAGGATAAACGAGAAGAGGGCAAGAAGCTAGAATATATGTATGAGGGCGGAATCAAGTCGTACGTTGAGCATTTAAATCGTTCAAGGGAAGTCCTTCACGAGGAACCGATTTATATTGAAGGCGAGCGTGATGGAATTAATGTTGAAGTATCCATCCAGTACAATGATGGATATACAAGCAATATTTATTCCTTTGCTAATAATATTAATACGTATGAAGGCGGAACCCATGAGGTCGGCTTCAAAACGGCTTTAACAAGGGTCATTAATGACTATGCAAGAAAAAGTGGGATTTTCAAAGAAAATGACACCAATCTTTCAGGGGAAGATGTTCGCGAAGGAATAACGGCTATTATATCCATTAAACATCCGGACCCTCAATTTGAAGGACAAACAAAAACAAAGCTAGGGAATTCTGAAGCCCGTGCGATAACAGATACTGTTTTTTCTGAAGCATTAGAAAAATTCCTGCTAGAGAATCCGGCAGTGGGGAGAAAAATCGTTGAAAAGGGGCTAATGGCTGCCCGTGCAAGATTAGCCGCTAAAAAGGCTCGTGAATTAACAAGACGAAAAAGTGCATTAGAAGTATCAAGCTTACCTGGTAAATTAGCGGATTGTTCATCAAAAGATGCAACCATCTCTGAATTATACATTGTTGAGGGAGATTCAGCGGGCGGATCGGCCAAACAAGGACGCGATCGCCATTTCCAAGCCATTCTTCCGTTAAGAGGGAAAATCCTCAATGTCGAGAAAGCTAGACTGGATCGAATTCTTTCAAACAACGAAGTAAGAGCGATGATTACAGCTGCTGGAACAGGCATTGGTGAAGATTTTGATATTTCGAAAGCGCGATACCATAAGATTGTCATCATGACCGATGCGGATGTTGATGGTGCCCACATCCGGACTTTACTATTAACCTTCTTCTATCGCTATATGAGACAAATCATTGAAGCGGGATATATTTATATTGCACAGCCGCCTTTATATAAAATCCAGCAAGGTAAACGGATAGAGTACGCCTACAATGAAAAGCAGCTGGAAGAAGTTATGGGAAGTTTGCCAAGTAATCCTAGACCAAATGTACAGCGTTATAAGGGATTAGGAGAAATGAATCCGGAGCAGCTTTGGGAAACAACGATGAATCCGGAAACAAGGACACTTCTACAAGTAAATCTTGAAGACGCAATTGAAGCGGATGAAACTTTTGAAATCCTTATGGGTGACAAAGTTGAACCACGCCGTCAATTCATTGAAGAAAATGCATTGTACGTTAAGAATCTAGATATTTAACATCATTCAGCAGAATTATAAAATGGTGAAATTCCTGCAAACAATCTAGTTAAAGGACCAGGATAGATCTATCCTGGTTTTATATACGTTTAGTATAAAAGGCAGTTGCTTTTGATATTTAGACTACCTTTTTTAATAAAAACTATTCACCAGGGAATTTTGCATACGAGTAGATTAAGAAATAGTTTGACACTTTAAGGAGGTTCTTTACATGGCTGAAACTCCGAAATCCCGAGTAAGAGAGATAAATATAAGTCAAGAAATGCGTTCGTCCTTTCTTGACTATGCAATGAGTGTTATTGTATCTCGTGCTTTACCGGATGTTCGAGATGGACTAAAGCCGGTTCACCGCCGGATTTTATACGCAATGCATGATCTAGGCATGCATTCAGATAAACCTTATAAAAAATCAGCTCGTATTGTTGGGGATGTTATTGGTAAATACCACCCTCACGGAGACTCTGCTGTCTATGAAACAATGGTGCGGATGGCTCAGGACTTTAACTTTCGTTATATGCTTGTTGATGGGCATGGTAACTTTGGATCTGTTGATGGAGACTCTGCAGCAGCGATGCGTTATACGGAAGCTCGTATGTCCAAAATCTCGATGGAGCTTTTAAGAGATATTAATAAAGACACAATTGATTATCAGGATAACTATGATGGTGAAGAGAGAGAGCCTGTTGTTTTACCAGCTAGGTTCCCGAATTTATTAGTCAATGGTACATCAGGGATAGCAGTTGGAATGGCGACAAATATCCCTCCGCATCAGCTTGGTGAAGTCATTGATGGGGTTCTGGCAATAAGTAAAGACCCTGAAATCACTATTCCTGAGCTAATGGATATTATTCCAGGCCCCGACTTCCCAACTGCCGGAATGATTCTAGGCCGGAGCGGAATTCGCAAGGCGTATGAAACAGGAAGAGGATCAATTACTTTAAGAGCCAAGGTTGATATTGAACAGAAGTCGAATGGCAGAGAAGTAATTATTGTCAATGAAATTCCTTACCAAGTGAATAAAGCAAAATTGATTGAAAGAATCGCTGAGCTTGTCAGAGATAAAAAAATTGATGGTATTACAGACCTCCGTGATGAATCTGATCGTAACGGGATGCGGATTGTCATTGAAGTTCGCAGAGATGCTAATGCAAGTGTATTATTGAACAATCTATATAAGCAAACAGCTATGCAAACGAGCTTCGGGATCAATTTGCTTGCCTTAGTAGATGGTGAACCAAAGGTACTGAATTTAAAGCAGTGTTTAGAGTATTATTTAAATCACCAAAAAGTTGTGATTCGCCGAAGAACGGAGTTTGAATTAAGAAAAGCGGAGGCGCGTGCTCATATTCTTGAAGGCTTAAGAATTGCACTCGATCATTTGGATGAAGTTATTGCATTAATCCGCGGCTCTCAAACAACGGATATTGCTAGAGAAGGATTAATGACCAAATTCAATCTTTCTGAGAAGCAAGCGCAGGCTATTTTGGATATGCGTCTGCAACGTTTAACAGGCTTAGAGCGTGAGAAAATTGAAGATGAATACGCAAGCTTAGTTAAACTAATTGCCGAGCTGAAAGCAATTTTAGCGGATGAGGAAAAAGTGCTTGAAATTATCCGTGAAGAATTGCTTGAAATTAAAGAAAGATTCAACGATGAACGCCGCACGGAAATCGTTGCTGGGGGCATTGAGCAAATTGAAGATGAAGATTTGATCCCTCGAGAGAATATCGTCATCACTTTAACTCATAAAGGCTATGTTAAACGTCTTCCGGTGTCTACTTATCGTGCCCAAAAGCGTGGTGGCCGCGGAATTCAAGGAATGGGAACGAATGAGGATGATTTTGTTGAGCACTTAATGACAACTTCTACTCATGACACCATTCTATTCTTCACGAACAAAGGAAAGGTATACCGTTCTAAAGGATATGAAATTCCTGAATTCAGCCGTACAGCGAAAGGGATTCCAATTGTCAACCTTTTAAGCGGGTTAGAGAAGGATGAATGGGTAAATGCCATTATTCCAGTTGAGGAATTTGTAGATGACTGGTTCTTATTCTTTACAACGAAGCAGGGAATTTCGAAGCGTTCCCCACTTACTTCATTTGCTAATATTAGAAACAATGGGTTAATTGCCATTAATTTAAGGGAAGATGATGAGTTGATTTCTGTACGTCTAACAGATGGACAGAAGGAAATTATTATTGGAACGAAAAATGGTTTACTCATTCGTTTCCCTGAAGATGATGTCCGTTCTATGGGACGTACTGCAACAGGAGTTAAAGGAATAAACTTAAGTGGTGATGATGAAGTAGTGGGAATGGAAGTGTTAGAGGAAAATTCCCAAATACTTATTGTTACGAAAAACGGTTATGGAAAACGTACACCTTCCGAAGAATACCGTATTCAAGGAAGAGGCGGTAAAGGAATTAAAACATGTAATATCACTGAGAAAAATGGAGATCTCGTTTCTATGAGAGCCGTTACAGGTGAAGAAGACTTAATGTTAATTACGACTGGCGGTGTCCTGATCCGTATGGCAGTAAATGATATTTCGACAATGGGTCGTAACACGCAAGGTGTAAGACTCATTCGTCTAGACGAAAACATAGATGAATTTGTCGCTACTGTTGCCAAGGTTGAAAAAGAAGAGGATAAACCAGAAGAAGAATTAACAAAGCCATTAGAAAGTGCTGAATTCGTTCCGAGTGAGGAATCCGAAGAGGACGATCAAGAATAGTATACGTATTGGGGGAACACAAACTTTGTGTTCCTCCTTTTGTGTTAAATGGGGTATAATGGTAAGAACGACTCATGACATTTGGGGTGGAAGACTGTGCGTGTAAACACAAGGGAATTGCAAGAAGGATGTATTGTATCTGAAGATATTTATAGTCTGACTAATCGTCCAATTGTTACAAAGAAAAGCATTCTTACTAAAGAATTAATTCATATATTAAATGTTTTTCTTATTGAGGAAGTAGCTGTAGAAAAATTAATGGTTAATGGCTCTGTGTTTTTTCCAGAAGAATACATAAGTGATGAAAGAGAAACAAAGGAAGCACCAAGCGAGAACAATGATTGTCTGGAAGATATGTTTCTTATTGGGGTACAAAAATATAAAAGGGAATTTAAGAATTGGCAATCAGGTTTGCCAATAGATATTTCAAAAATCAGAAGTATTATGCTCCCTCTTGTTGAAAAATCAGAAGCAAATCCATCAGATTTGTTCTCCCTTCATCATTTATCAAACAATGATGAGTACCTGTTTCAGCACTCTGTTGCTGTCGGGCTATTAAGTGCCTTTATAGGAAAGAAACTTAAATATAATAAAGGAGATGTTTTACAGCTAGCTCTTTGTGGTTGTCTTTCAGATGCAGGAATGGCAAAAGTAAAACCTTCCATCCTCTTTAAGAATTCAACTTTAACCTTTCAGGAATTTGAAGAGATTAAAAGACATCCAGTCTACAGCTATAAGATGGTGCAAAATATTTCTCTGTTAAAGGAAACGGCAAAGATAGGGATATTTCAACACCATGAAAGATTAGATGGAAGCGGCTACCCATTAGGGGAACAAAACAATAAGATCAGCACATTCGCCAAAATCATTGCAGTTGCTGATACATTTCATGCCATGACTAGTAATAGACTTTACCGAAAAAAGCAGTCTCCTTTTAAAGTGTTAGAAATGATGCTTCAGGATATGTTCGGGAAATATGATATTGCAGCGATGCACGCAATCGGGTCAGGCTTTATGACGTTTTCAATTGGAAGCACTGTAAAGCTTTCAGACGGTCAAATAGCTGAAATTATGTTCTTAGAAGAAAAAAC from Bacillus sp. DTU_2020_1000418_1_SI_GHA_SEK_038 includes these protein-coding regions:
- the recF gene encoding DNA replication/repair protein RecF (All proteins in this family for which functions are known are DNA-binding proteins that assist the filamentation of RecA onto DNA for the initiation of recombination or recombinational repair.), translated to MYIEQLLLKNYRNYEGLEVQFENKVNVILGENAQGKTNVMESIYVLAMAKSHRTSNDKELIRWDQEYAKIEGRVQKNNGSLPMQLVISKKGKKAKCNHIEQQKLSQYVGNMNVVMFAPEDLHLVKGSPQVRRRFIDMEIGQVSPIYLHDVSQYQKILQQRNHYLKQLQIKKQTDQTMLDILTEQFIQTAVKIVKKRFEFLQLLENWAKPIHEGISRGLESLKIEYKPSADVSDEQDLSKMIKVYEDKFGKIKNREIERGVTMFGPHRDDLLFFVNGRDVQTFGSQGQQRTTALSVKLAEIELIHSEIGEYPLLLLDDVLSELDDYRQSHLLNTIQGKVQTFVTTTSVDGIDHQTLKEAAAFKVEAGSMKKIQ
- the gyrB gene encoding DNA topoisomerase (ATP-hydrolyzing) subunit B codes for the protein MEQKAVQEESYDANQIQVLEGLEAVRKRPGMYIGSTSAKGLHHLVWEIVDNSIDEALAGYCSEINVCIEKDNSITVIDNGRGIPVDIQEKMGRPAVEVIMTVLHAGGKFGGGGYKVSGGLHGVGASVVNALSTELEVFVHRDGHVHYIKFERGVTCEDLKIIGETDHTGSTIHFKPDPEIFSETTEYDFETLANRIRELAFLNRGLKITIEDKREEGKKLEYMYEGGIKSYVEHLNRSREVLHEEPIYIEGERDGINVEVSIQYNDGYTSNIYSFANNINTYEGGTHEVGFKTALTRVINDYARKSGIFKENDTNLSGEDVREGITAIISIKHPDPQFEGQTKTKLGNSEARAITDTVFSEALEKFLLENPAVGRKIVEKGLMAARARLAAKKARELTRRKSALEVSSLPGKLADCSSKDATISELYIVEGDSAGGSAKQGRDRHFQAILPLRGKILNVEKARLDRILSNNEVRAMITAAGTGIGEDFDISKARYHKIVIMTDADVDGAHIRTLLLTFFYRYMRQIIEAGYIYIAQPPLYKIQQGKRIEYAYNEKQLEEVMGSLPSNPRPNVQRYKGLGEMNPEQLWETTMNPETRTLLQVNLEDAIEADETFEILMGDKVEPRRQFIEENALYVKNLDI
- the gyrA gene encoding DNA gyrase subunit A; this encodes MAETPKSRVREINISQEMRSSFLDYAMSVIVSRALPDVRDGLKPVHRRILYAMHDLGMHSDKPYKKSARIVGDVIGKYHPHGDSAVYETMVRMAQDFNFRYMLVDGHGNFGSVDGDSAAAMRYTEARMSKISMELLRDINKDTIDYQDNYDGEEREPVVLPARFPNLLVNGTSGIAVGMATNIPPHQLGEVIDGVLAISKDPEITIPELMDIIPGPDFPTAGMILGRSGIRKAYETGRGSITLRAKVDIEQKSNGREVIIVNEIPYQVNKAKLIERIAELVRDKKIDGITDLRDESDRNGMRIVIEVRRDANASVLLNNLYKQTAMQTSFGINLLALVDGEPKVLNLKQCLEYYLNHQKVVIRRRTEFELRKAEARAHILEGLRIALDHLDEVIALIRGSQTTDIAREGLMTKFNLSEKQAQAILDMRLQRLTGLEREKIEDEYASLVKLIAELKAILADEEKVLEIIREELLEIKERFNDERRTEIVAGGIEQIEDEDLIPRENIVITLTHKGYVKRLPVSTYRAQKRGGRGIQGMGTNEDDFVEHLMTTSTHDTILFFTNKGKVYRSKGYEIPEFSRTAKGIPIVNLLSGLEKDEWVNAIIPVEEFVDDWFLFFTTKQGISKRSPLTSFANIRNNGLIAINLREDDELISVRLTDGQKEIIIGTKNGLLIRFPEDDVRSMGRTATGVKGINLSGDDEVVGMEVLEENSQILIVTKNGYGKRTPSEEYRIQGRGGKGIKTCNITEKNGDLVSMRAVTGEEDLMLITTGGVLIRMAVNDISTMGRNTQGVRLIRLDENIDEFVATVAKVEKEEDKPEEELTKPLESAEFVPSEESEEDDQE
- a CDS encoding HD-GYP domain-containing protein, encoding MRVNTRELQEGCIVSEDIYSLTNRPIVTKKSILTKELIHILNVFLIEEVAVEKLMVNGSVFFPEEYISDERETKEAPSENNDCLEDMFLIGVQKYKREFKNWQSGLPIDISKIRSIMLPLVEKSEANPSDLFSLHHLSNNDEYLFQHSVAVGLLSAFIGKKLKYNKGDVLQLALCGCLSDAGMAKVKPSILFKNSTLTFQEFEEIKRHPVYSYKMVQNISLLKETAKIGIFQHHERLDGSGYPLGEQNNKISTFAKIIAVADTFHAMTSNRLYRKKQSPFKVLEMMLQDMFGKYDIAAMHAIGSGFMTFSIGSTVKLSDGQIAEIMFLEEKTPTRPLVKIIKTGEILHLEKHRQLYIEEVLK
- the remB gene encoding extracellular matrix regulator RemB gives rise to the protein MYIHVGEDILVRSKDIVAIIDKQSVHSSKMIEEFLERQKHSVINLSKGSYKSVVITTKEIYFSPLASGTLKKRSAKSAI